In a single window of the Olivibacter sp. SDN3 genome:
- a CDS encoding AraC family transcriptional regulator has translation MKATFESVANMADTSFTIRHFEEEYFSAPYHHHPEFELTFIIKGYGKRYVGTRMDDYNKDDLVLLGKNLPHCWKTEQVVNGEINASSIVIQFKEDFLGTNFFDIPEMKAVSRLLDLSKNGLQFTGRGVQEVYHLMLDLLDEQSPVKRVCLFLTILNKLAFWEDFVVLEKGNPYDSMAVVEREKINRVTAYIVEHFTQKVSVDEVAALVHMTPHAFCKYFKRITRKTLMEMVIDYRIDLAARQLVYTDLPVAQIALESGFNDVSSFYKTFRKRKKISPLTYRNRFLQVNEKAN, from the coding sequence ATGAAAGCAACCTTCGAATCAGTTGCTAATATGGCAGATACCTCTTTTACGATTAGGCATTTTGAAGAAGAATATTTTTCAGCACCTTATCATCATCATCCGGAATTTGAGCTGACCTTTATTATTAAAGGTTATGGCAAGAGGTATGTAGGCACTCGGATGGACGACTATAATAAGGATGATTTAGTCCTATTAGGTAAGAATTTACCTCATTGCTGGAAAACAGAACAGGTTGTTAATGGGGAAATTAATGCGAGCTCCATAGTAATCCAGTTTAAAGAAGATTTTTTAGGCACCAATTTTTTTGATATTCCAGAAATGAAAGCAGTAAGCAGACTGCTTGACTTAAGTAAAAACGGGTTACAGTTTACAGGTCGTGGGGTTCAAGAAGTTTACCATTTAATGCTGGACTTGCTGGATGAACAAAGCCCCGTAAAGAGGGTTTGCCTTTTCCTTACCATTTTAAATAAACTAGCTTTTTGGGAAGATTTTGTAGTGTTGGAAAAAGGGAATCCCTACGACAGTATGGCGGTAGTTGAAAGAGAAAAAATTAATCGTGTGACGGCATACATCGTTGAGCATTTTACTCAAAAGGTGTCTGTAGATGAAGTGGCTGCTTTAGTCCACATGACCCCCCATGCTTTCTGCAAATATTTTAAACGTATAACACGCAAGACACTGATGGAGATGGTTATTGATTATAGAATCGATTTGGCTGCCCGTCAATTAGTTTATACGGATTTGCCGGTGGCTCAGATTGCCTTGGAAAGTGGTTTTAATGATGTGTCTAGCTTTTACAAAACGTTCAGGAAAAGGAAGAAAATAAGCCCATTAACATATCGTAATAGGTTTCTTCAGGTAAACGAAAAAGCCAATTAG
- a CDS encoding M15 family metallopeptidase produces MANLKALHVGSKGVEVRRWQYFLLGQQLYKGEVDGKFGLLTLEASKAFQQSQGLLPDGVVGNKTYGKAMLIGFEGATDTATDKQASNWPSKPDFKPLTNDAERAGIFGKFSYEHHPVPGDPEHIRILGNWQSENILAVEIPQLTAIAGIERINFHRLAVKQLQKLWSDWEALGLLSLVLTWQGSFNSRFVRGSRTSLSNHAFGTAFDINAAWNPLGAIPAFVGQEGSVRELVSIANNNGFYWGGHFTRKDGMHFEVAKLF; encoded by the coding sequence ATGGCAAATCTGAAGGCACTTCATGTTGGCAGCAAGGGTGTAGAGGTGAGGCGATGGCAATATTTTCTTCTTGGCCAGCAGCTTTATAAAGGGGAGGTCGATGGAAAGTTTGGTTTGTTAACCCTTGAAGCAAGCAAAGCATTTCAGCAGTCACAGGGTCTCCTTCCTGATGGCGTGGTCGGTAACAAGACCTATGGGAAAGCTATGTTAATTGGTTTCGAAGGGGCGACAGATACAGCAACTGACAAGCAAGCGAGCAACTGGCCTTCAAAGCCAGATTTTAAACCTTTAACTAATGATGCTGAAAGAGCTGGAATTTTTGGTAAATTTTCATATGAGCACCACCCTGTACCGGGAGACCCTGAACACATTAGGATATTGGGTAATTGGCAGAGCGAAAATATTCTTGCCGTAGAAATTCCGCAACTCACAGCTATTGCCGGTATTGAAAGAATTAATTTTCATAGATTGGCTGTTAAGCAATTACAGAAGTTATGGTCTGATTGGGAAGCGTTGGGATTACTTTCTCTAGTATTAACCTGGCAAGGAAGTTTCAATTCGCGTTTTGTTAGAGGAAGTCGTACGTCACTGAGTAACCATGCTTTTGGTACTGCTTTCGATATTAATGCGGCCTGGAACCCATTGGGAGCCATACCGGCCTTTGTGGGGCAAGAAGGATCCGTAAGGGAGTTGGTGAGCATAGCCAATAACAACGGCTTTTATTGGGGAGGGCATTTTACCAGAAAGGATGGGATGCATTTTGAGGTGGCAAAGTTATTCTGA
- a CDS encoding DUF6157 family protein: protein MYNNPYKFTSDDILFQVYAERNNLAKSGLEKARLLFSLRPTLFQSNTAC, encoded by the coding sequence ATTTATAATAATCCTTATAAATTTACGTCAGATGATATATTATTTCAGGTTTATGCTGAACGGAATAATTTGGCGAAAAGCGGGCTCGAAAAAGCGCGACTGCTTTTTTCCCTAAGGCCAACCCTGTTTCAGAGCAACACCGCTTGCTAA
- a CDS encoding CsbD family protein translates to MSNLKLRGSWNELKGKVKQKWGELTDDDLTYADGKEEELLGKLQQKTGKTRDEIVDYLNSL, encoded by the coding sequence ATGAGTAACTTAAAATTGAGAGGTTCTTGGAATGAATTAAAGGGCAAGGTTAAGCAAAAATGGGGAGAGTTAACAGATGATGACTTAACTTACGCAGATGGTAAAGAAGAAGAGTTGCTCGGAAAGCTACAGCAAAAAACCGGCAAGACGCGAGACGAGATTGTTGATTATCTCAACAGCCTATAA
- a CDS encoding cellulase family glycosylhydrolase — protein MRTMVHTRSDKLFNKMLAILFVFLVTDYLTRPVFGQAQQIPAKRWTKKQAWDWYNKTSWYCGFNYIPAYAINYTAMWDKTSFDPKAIERELALAKKTGMNALRAVLQYAVYEEDPQYFLNTLNTFMDICAKYDIQFMPALFDDCSFGIENDPKTGKQPEPLIGWYAWAWSPSPGHSMVTDTSSYPKLAQYVKTVISHFKDDQRIMLWDLYNEPTNSGLGTTTLPLLQKVIISAREANPSQPISIGVFDQNERLNEIILNNSDIITFHNYGNQENLQKQIEELKKHGRPLINTEWLNRPTGSTIENNLAVFFEEGVGCMLWGLVNGKTQTHLPWGHRPGDPEPSVWQHDLYNGSFKPYRKEEVALIKAYINRAMEKKASEN, from the coding sequence ATGCGTACAATGGTTCATACAAGGTCTGACAAACTATTTAACAAGATGCTAGCCATACTATTTGTATTTTTAGTTACCGACTATTTAACAAGACCAGTTTTTGGGCAAGCACAACAAATACCTGCTAAACGCTGGACAAAAAAACAAGCTTGGGATTGGTACAACAAGACTTCCTGGTATTGTGGATTCAATTATATTCCCGCATATGCTATCAATTACACTGCCATGTGGGATAAAACATCCTTTGATCCAAAAGCAATAGAGCGAGAGCTGGCGCTGGCAAAAAAAACAGGCATGAATGCCTTAAGAGCCGTTTTACAGTATGCTGTTTACGAAGAAGATCCGCAATATTTCTTAAACACTTTGAATACCTTTATGGACATATGCGCAAAGTATGATATTCAATTTATGCCTGCCTTATTTGATGATTGTTCTTTCGGAATTGAAAATGATCCTAAAACAGGTAAACAACCAGAACCGCTAATTGGGTGGTATGCTTGGGCTTGGTCGCCTAGTCCAGGACATAGTATGGTAACAGATACTAGCAGCTATCCAAAATTAGCACAATACGTAAAAACCGTCATCAGTCACTTCAAGGACGATCAACGCATTATGTTATGGGACCTTTACAACGAACCGACAAATAGCGGGCTTGGCACAACCACTTTACCTCTTCTCCAAAAAGTCATTATTTCAGCCCGTGAAGCAAACCCAAGTCAACCTATAAGTATTGGGGTATTTGATCAAAACGAGCGTCTCAACGAGATTATACTTAACAATTCGGATATTATCACTTTTCATAACTATGGTAATCAGGAAAATCTGCAAAAGCAAATAGAAGAATTAAAGAAACATGGACGCCCACTCATTAATACGGAATGGCTCAACAGGCCCACTGGCTCCACGATTGAAAATAATTTAGCAGTTTTTTTTGAAGAAGGGGTTGGGTGTATGCTTTGGGGTTTAGTAAATGGCAAAACACAAACGCATTTACCTTGGGGACATCGACCGGGTGATCCAGAACCAAGTGTTTGGCAGCACGATTTATACAATGGTAGTTTTAAACCTTACCGCAAGGAAGAAGTGGCGTTGATCAAAGCATACATCAATCGAGCAATGGAGAAAAAGGCAAGTGAAAATTAG
- a CDS encoding DUF1772 domain-containing protein has product MTVRLLLLLTTLTTGLISGFFYAYSCSINIGLSRLTDAEYIRAMQHINRAVLNPTFFLSFFGTLILLPMATWVIYVTAGSTSSFYCLLAACTFYFFGVFLITAMGNVPLNESLDHFNTYVATAEELNEQRIAFSNSWNRFHTIRTLANIITFVSLIWAVLKWD; this is encoded by the coding sequence ATGACAGTCAGACTACTCTTATTACTAACCACATTGACAACCGGCTTGATCAGTGGTTTTTTCTATGCCTACTCATGTTCTATAAATATCGGTTTGAGTAGACTGACCGATGCAGAATATATTCGAGCAATGCAGCATATCAATCGTGCCGTGTTAAATCCCACCTTCTTCTTAAGTTTCTTTGGCACACTAATTTTACTTCCAATGGCAACCTGGGTAATTTATGTAACAGCAGGTAGCACTTCTTCTTTTTACTGCCTTTTGGCAGCTTGTACGTTCTATTTTTTTGGTGTCTTTTTGATAACGGCCATGGGCAACGTTCCTCTCAATGAGTCTTTAGACCATTTTAATACTTACGTCGCTACGGCAGAGGAGCTAAATGAGCAAAGGATCGCCTTTTCCAATTCATGGAACCGTTTCCATACAATCCGCACCCTAGCTAATATAATCACTTTTGTCAGCTTGATTTGGGCAGTACTAAAATGGGATTAA
- the tpx gene encoding thiol peroxidase has product MSNITFKGNPVNTIGELPTIGTAAKDFTLTASDLSEKSLQDFKGKSIILNIFPSVNTGVCAASVRKFNEDAAKLPNTTVLCISKDLPFAQAEFCGAEGIENVVMLSDFRTDFGKVYGVELRDSPLRGLLSRAVVVIDADGKIIYEEQVPEIAQEPNYDAALTAVK; this is encoded by the coding sequence ATGAGTAATATCACATTTAAAGGTAACCCTGTTAATACGATAGGAGAGCTTCCCACAATAGGTACTGCAGCTAAAGATTTCACCTTGACCGCTAGCGATCTATCTGAAAAAAGCTTGCAGGATTTTAAAGGGAAGTCTATTATTCTTAATATATTTCCGAGTGTAAATACAGGGGTATGTGCCGCATCCGTACGCAAATTTAATGAAGATGCAGCCAAACTGCCTAATACTACTGTTTTATGTATTTCAAAAGACCTGCCTTTTGCGCAAGCCGAGTTTTGCGGTGCAGAAGGAATAGAAAATGTGGTAATGTTATCAGACTTCCGCACTGACTTTGGTAAGGTGTATGGTGTAGAATTGCGAGATAGTCCGTTAAGAGGTTTATTGAGTAGAGCAGTTGTGGTTATAGATGCAGATGGTAAGATAATATATGAAGAACAAGTGCCTGAGATTGCACAGGAGCCAAATTATGATGCTGCGTTAACTGCAGTAAAATAG
- a CDS encoding SDR family oxidoreductase, whose protein sequence is MKKQRVLIIGANGKIGKLVCEKLILSNEFEPIAAIRNANQAAHFNERGIVYRLIDLEGSVQELQQAFETIDIIVFSAGSGGHTGHDKTLTIDLDGAVKSMEAAKTSGIKRYIMVSAIHADDREAWDETGIKPYFIAKHYADELLKSSELTYTILRPARLLDGKGTGKISTSVSPESDLQIFREDVAEVIIETIPNELTIYKVIDIINGHQDISKALASLS, encoded by the coding sequence ATGAAAAAACAACGGGTCCTAATTATTGGAGCAAATGGAAAAATTGGTAAACTTGTTTGTGAAAAATTAATACTTTCGAATGAATTCGAGCCAATAGCGGCTATCAGAAATGCAAACCAAGCAGCTCATTTTAATGAACGTGGAATAGTATATCGTTTAATTGATCTGGAAGGCAGTGTGCAAGAACTTCAGCAAGCATTTGAAACAATAGATATTATTGTTTTTTCAGCTGGATCAGGCGGGCATACTGGGCATGATAAAACACTGACCATAGACCTGGACGGAGCAGTAAAAAGCATGGAAGCCGCTAAAACTTCAGGAATAAAACGGTATATAATGGTAAGTGCTATACATGCGGATGACCGCGAAGCTTGGGATGAAACCGGCATTAAACCCTATTTTATAGCAAAACATTACGCAGATGAGCTACTGAAAAGCAGCGAATTAACATATACTATTCTTAGGCCAGCCAGATTGTTAGATGGTAAAGGTACTGGAAAAATTTCTACGAGCGTTAGTCCAGAAAGTGATCTACAGATTTTCCGGGAAGATGTAGCAGAAGTAATAATAGAAACGATACCAAATGAGCTAACCATATATAAAGTGATTGACATTATTAATGGCCACCAAGATATTTCCAAAGCATTAGCTTCCCTATCATAA
- the proC gene encoding pyrroline-5-carboxylate reductase, which yields MKVLVIGGGNMGLTYAEAIAKSNFLNNGDLMIFDKSETKLDELRERKLFDVYDRLGDCLPQADVVFLAVKPVHSAELMQQMNPLVSNEQLFISIMAGVTIEAMKNGLGITKVVRAMPNLPALVGLGMTSFTAAAEVSRLELATVENLLDTTGRSIGMESEQQIDASTGISGSGPAYVFYFMESMMEAALKMGFSTKDARLLVSQTFLGAIELFNSSDLNPDEWMRKVASKGGTTQAALESMEENHVKERIKDAAYAAFKRAAELGKEFAASSTAIG from the coding sequence ATGAAAGTACTTGTAATTGGAGGTGGAAACATGGGGCTAACTTATGCAGAAGCTATTGCCAAATCTAATTTTTTAAATAACGGGGATCTAATGATTTTCGACAAGAGTGAGACTAAGCTCGATGAGTTGCGGGAGCGAAAACTTTTTGATGTATATGATCGTTTGGGAGATTGCCTCCCTCAAGCTGATGTGGTGTTTCTAGCTGTAAAGCCCGTGCACTCCGCTGAACTTATGCAGCAAATGAATCCTCTGGTGAGTAATGAACAGCTGTTTATATCAATTATGGCAGGTGTTACTATCGAGGCAATGAAAAACGGATTAGGTATAACTAAGGTCGTGCGTGCTATGCCAAATTTGCCAGCATTGGTGGGGTTGGGGATGACTTCCTTCACTGCGGCGGCCGAAGTGTCGCGATTGGAGCTCGCTACAGTAGAAAATTTGTTAGATACCACGGGTAGGTCTATAGGAATGGAGTCTGAACAGCAAATTGATGCTTCCACCGGTATATCGGGTAGCGGACCGGCTTATGTTTTTTATTTTATGGAGTCAATGATGGAAGCGGCTTTAAAGATGGGTTTTTCAACAAAAGATGCCCGACTATTAGTTAGCCAAACTTTTTTGGGTGCTATTGAGTTGTTTAATTCTTCTGACCTTAATCCTGACGAATGGATGAGAAAGGTGGCCTCAAAAGGAGGTACTACACAAGCAGCTCTCGAATCAATGGAAGAAAATCATGTGAAGGAGAGGATAAAAGATGCTGCATATGCTGCTTTCAAACGGGCCGCCGAATTGGGAAAGGAATTTGCTGCCAGCTCTACGGCGATTGGCTAA
- a CDS encoding Blp family class II bacteriocin has translation MRTLSVENLGLEELSNQDLVDVNGGTTLRCNAGAAGSAIGGALTGAAAGSVIPVIGTLGGAAIGALGGALLGTAQFCLE, from the coding sequence ATGAGAACATTATCAGTAGAAAATTTAGGACTTGAAGAATTAAGCAATCAGGATTTAGTGGATGTAAATGGGGGCACAACCTTAAGGTGTAATGCTGGGGCAGCAGGATCTGCTATTGGCGGTGCACTAACTGGAGCTGCTGCAGGTTCGGTGATTCCTGTAATCGGAACTTTAGGAGGAGCAGCTATAGGCGCGTTAGGGGGGGCTTTGCTCGGTACAGCACAGTTTTGTCTTGAATAA
- a CDS encoding DUF6624 domain-containing protein, whose amino-acid sequence MRIILVILLMLTNFGLSVGQDSLNLDLKERLDSIYAFDQGLRRYMGNSDSLQKDSIAQLVGYTVEELDERKFEILPYHDSLNLIFVEQIIAGVGYPGKTLVGEPTNETAWLVLQHSDKIPQYFPLVKEAGQKGEIPFRLVAMMEDRLLMYEGKEQLYGTQAKGMTVTNVEKGKNEFIYFIWPVKDPANVNKRRQQAGFEDTIEENAKKMNIDYRVLTLRDVEKMAK is encoded by the coding sequence ATGCGTATAATTCTTGTAATATTATTAATGCTCACCAACTTCGGTTTAAGCGTAGGACAGGATAGCTTAAACCTCGACCTGAAAGAGAGATTAGACTCTATTTATGCATTTGACCAGGGTTTGAGGAGGTATATGGGAAATAGCGATTCACTTCAAAAAGATTCAATCGCACAGCTTGTAGGTTATACCGTAGAAGAATTAGATGAGCGCAAATTTGAGATTTTACCTTATCATGATTCGCTGAATTTAATTTTTGTAGAGCAGATAATCGCTGGTGTTGGTTATCCGGGAAAAACGCTGGTGGGGGAGCCGACCAATGAAACTGCATGGCTGGTACTTCAGCATTCGGATAAAATACCGCAATATTTTCCTTTAGTGAAAGAAGCCGGACAAAAAGGAGAAATACCTTTTCGATTAGTTGCTATGATGGAAGATAGGTTGTTAATGTATGAAGGTAAAGAGCAGTTGTATGGTACTCAAGCCAAAGGTATGACTGTAACTAATGTGGAGAAGGGTAAGAACGAGTTTATCTATTTTATTTGGCCGGTCAAAGATCCCGCTAACGTTAATAAACGCAGACAGCAGGCGGGTTTTGAAGATACCATTGAAGAAAATGCAAAAAAAATGAATATCGATTATAGGGTGCTTACCCTACGCGATGTAGAAAAAATGGCAAAGTAA
- a CDS encoding sialate O-acetylesterase: MKKVSYIYIFLTLMTSVFLLKAQNIKHQDSSYHIYLLLGQSNMAGRGEVTTYYRSQVHSRVLMLNKNNDWVKASHPLHFDKPEVAGVGLGLRFGVEMAKAYPENIIGLVPCAVGGTSITKWRPNAYDDVTNTHPYDDAVLRIKEAMKAGTIKGILWHQGEGDSQSGSDTYLENLAILIERLRDVVGNPELPFVVGELGKYRADYLNINKVLVDLPKKVPHTYLVSSEGLWHKGDGTHFDSPSASTFGKRFAEAMLKVQHQVINNRKTVKGRCNRLTAKEKADGWELLFDGVDPSIRWRSVNGDDFPQEGWTIEKESLKILPGGRGKDIISREEFSDFELTLDFKLTKSANSGVKYFVNELQSAKSNKIVFNGPEFQIIDDFNHPEVKSDQDGKGSTGALYLIYAPEDKELKAVGKWNTMRIVSNGGSVEHWLNGKKVVDYKLGSEEFRNLIETTKFKEYRNYGETASGHLILQDHNDAVFFRNIKVRRLK, encoded by the coding sequence ATGAAAAAAGTATCATATATATATATCTTTTTAACTTTGATGACCTCGGTTTTTCTTTTAAAGGCCCAAAACATCAAGCATCAGGATAGTAGTTATCATATTTACCTTTTATTAGGACAGTCAAATATGGCAGGAAGGGGAGAGGTTACAACATACTATCGTAGTCAAGTCCACTCCCGTGTTTTGATGCTGAATAAAAATAATGATTGGGTGAAGGCATCTCACCCCTTACATTTCGATAAACCTGAAGTAGCAGGTGTTGGTTTAGGGCTAAGGTTTGGAGTGGAGATGGCAAAAGCTTATCCTGAAAATATAATTGGATTGGTCCCTTGCGCAGTTGGCGGGACATCGATTACCAAATGGCGTCCAAATGCCTATGACGATGTTACCAATACACACCCTTATGACGACGCCGTGCTTCGCATTAAAGAGGCGATGAAAGCGGGCACTATAAAAGGCATTTTATGGCACCAGGGAGAAGGAGATAGCCAGTCGGGCAGTGACACTTATCTGGAAAATCTAGCGATACTTATTGAGCGTTTGCGGGATGTTGTAGGCAACCCTGAGCTTCCTTTTGTGGTTGGTGAGCTAGGAAAATACCGGGCTGATTATTTGAATATTAATAAAGTTTTAGTAGACCTTCCAAAGAAGGTTCCTCATACATATCTGGTCTCATCTGAGGGTTTGTGGCACAAAGGTGATGGAACTCATTTTGATAGTCCTTCTGCTTCTACTTTTGGAAAACGTTTTGCAGAAGCAATGTTAAAAGTACAGCATCAAGTGATTAATAATAGAAAAACAGTAAAAGGAAGGTGTAATCGGCTCACTGCCAAGGAAAAGGCCGACGGTTGGGAATTACTTTTTGATGGTGTTGATCCCAGTATTCGTTGGAGAAGTGTTAACGGAGACGATTTTCCCCAGGAGGGATGGACTATAGAAAAGGAGTCTCTAAAGATCTTACCAGGAGGTAGGGGGAAAGATATCATCAGCCGGGAGGAGTTTTCGGATTTCGAATTAACGTTAGATTTTAAATTAACTAAAAGTGCCAACAGCGGGGTGAAATATTTTGTAAACGAACTACAGAGTGCTAAAAGCAATAAAATTGTATTCAACGGACCAGAGTTTCAGATCATCGACGATTTTAATCATCCTGAGGTAAAAAGCGATCAAGATGGAAAAGGTAGTACCGGAGCCTTATATTTAATCTATGCGCCAGAGGATAAAGAATTAAAAGCTGTTGGAAAATGGAACACCATGCGGATTGTTTCAAATGGAGGGAGTGTTGAACATTGGCTCAACGGGAAAAAGGTGGTTGATTACAAACTAGGTTCGGAAGAGTTTAGGAACTTGATAGAAACAACCAAATTTAAAGAGTACAGAAATTACGGAGAAACAGCTTCCGGACATTTGATACTGCAAGATCATAATGATGCGGTTTTTTTTCGAAATATTAAAGTGAGGCGTTTAAAATGA
- a CDS encoding PhzF family phenazine biosynthesis protein — MIKIYQVDAFTDQLFSGNPAAVCPLNQWLEDDILQRIAAENNLSETAFYVKKENYYDIRWFTPTVEVDLCGHATLAAAYVLFNFEGHAGNTIAFHSSRSGSLPITKSGDFFSLDFPVDTLEQLPLEESFQHAIGISPIEVYKGKTNYMFIYQTTEQISTATPNLYYIQSLNVRGLIITSQGKDVDFVSRFFAPQSGVDEDPVTGSAHTTLTPYWARQLRKKKLTAMQLSSRMGFLKCESTGDRVKISGKAKPFLIGEIML, encoded by the coding sequence ATGATAAAGATTTACCAAGTAGACGCATTTACCGATCAACTCTTCTCAGGCAATCCGGCTGCTGTGTGCCCGTTAAACCAATGGTTGGAAGACGATATACTTCAACGTATCGCTGCGGAGAATAACCTATCAGAGACGGCATTTTATGTAAAGAAAGAAAATTACTATGACATTAGGTGGTTTACGCCAACTGTAGAGGTTGATCTATGTGGCCACGCAACTTTAGCCGCAGCTTATGTACTTTTCAATTTTGAAGGACATGCAGGAAACACTATTGCCTTTCACTCTTCTAGGAGTGGTTCTTTACCAATAACAAAATCAGGCGACTTTTTTTCACTTGATTTTCCTGTCGACACACTCGAACAACTACCTCTTGAAGAAAGCTTTCAGCATGCAATTGGCATCAGTCCAATAGAAGTATATAAAGGCAAAACAAATTACATGTTTATTTATCAAACAACTGAACAGATTTCAACCGCCACACCTAATCTCTATTACATACAATCTCTGAACGTGCGCGGCCTGATCATCACCTCCCAAGGGAAAGATGTTGACTTTGTCTCACGTTTTTTTGCGCCGCAGTCGGGAGTTGACGAAGACCCCGTTACCGGCTCTGCACACACCACATTAACGCCCTATTGGGCGCGACAACTTAGAAAGAAAAAACTGACAGCCATGCAACTTTCCTCACGCATGGGTTTTCTCAAGTGCGAAAGCACTGGCGATAGAGTTAAAATATCAGGTAAAGCCAAACCGTTTCTTATTGGAGAGATTATGCTGTAA
- a CDS encoding DUF5009 domain-containing protein, whose amino-acid sequence MNERWINYQPPTQRVLSIDIMRGLTLFLMLFVNDLYIPGVPSWLVHTEASADGMGLADWVFPGFLFMVGMSVPYAVRSRRKKGQSNSTIFGHIVLRTLSLLLIGVLIMNIDRLNPTLTGIDRNLWAILLYVSIFLIWNNYPTDSRHNKLYLTCRVMGIVGLVVLACIFRAGSSAEPAWLEIGWWGILGLIGWGYFAAATTFLLCGSKLLANIAVWLFFILLNIGNQIDLLKWFDFLTPVLGVLLSGNVPAIVLAGLVVGSLLSMPERRHKKLVLIIISLGIGCLLLGFFLRNWFIVSKIYGTPSWAMICNGVSMLIYVLLYFIVDVLGYYRWINMFGAAGKNSLTTYLAPDVIYFVCWGLGVPLFFYKQETSQLLAVAGSLVWAMAMIGFAIALAKIHIRLKL is encoded by the coding sequence ATGAACGAAAGATGGATTAACTACCAGCCACCAACGCAACGCGTGTTGTCAATTGATATCATGAGAGGGCTGACCCTTTTTCTGATGCTTTTCGTGAATGATTTATATATACCAGGTGTACCTTCATGGTTGGTACACACTGAAGCATCCGCGGACGGTATGGGACTTGCTGATTGGGTGTTCCCTGGTTTTCTTTTTATGGTTGGCATGTCTGTTCCATACGCAGTTAGGTCTAGGAGAAAGAAGGGACAGTCAAATAGCACTATTTTTGGCCATATTGTTCTGCGTACCCTTAGTTTATTATTGATTGGCGTGTTGATTATGAATATCGATAGACTCAACCCGACTTTAACGGGTATCGATCGGAATCTATGGGCAATATTATTATATGTTTCTATCTTTTTGATTTGGAATAATTATCCCACTGACAGTCGCCATAACAAACTTTATCTTACATGTCGGGTTATGGGAATAGTCGGTTTGGTGGTTCTTGCTTGTATATTCAGAGCAGGAAGCTCGGCAGAACCAGCATGGTTGGAGATCGGTTGGTGGGGTATTCTTGGCTTGATTGGGTGGGGATATTTCGCTGCCGCTACTACTTTTTTGCTATGTGGTTCAAAGTTGCTTGCAAATATTGCCGTATGGTTGTTTTTCATTTTGTTAAATATAGGTAACCAAATAGATTTATTGAAATGGTTTGATTTTTTGACACCTGTTTTAGGAGTGTTGTTGAGTGGCAATGTGCCTGCCATCGTGCTTGCCGGTTTAGTGGTGGGTTCATTGCTTAGTATGCCAGAAAGACGCCATAAAAAGTTGGTGTTGATAATTATATCACTTGGAATAGGGTGTTTATTGCTAGGCTTTTTTCTACGTAACTGGTTTATTGTTTCAAAGATATATGGTACACCCAGTTGGGCCATGATCTGTAACGGAGTAAGCATGTTAATATATGTGTTATTGTATTTTATCGTTGACGTTTTAGGATACTATCGGTGGATAAACATGTTCGGAGCAGCTGGAAAAAACTCATTGACAACATATTTAGCGCCGGATGTGATATATTTCGTTTGTTGGGGATTGGGAGTACCACTTTTTTTCTATAAACAGGAAACGAGCCAGCTTTTAGCTGTGGCAGGCTCATTGGTGTGGGCAATGGCAATGATTGGATTTGCAATAGCATTAGCCAAAATCCATATTCGTCTCAAGCTTTAA